A genomic segment from bacterium encodes:
- a CDS encoding DUF87 domain-containing protein produces the protein MPNFFMAFFDFLKTKKSAKPADTLDIAPILPSQIYESGVLELRDVIAPAALAISPKQINLGEKIVRTFFVISYPRFLTESWFAPIINLSKVFDISIFIHPIETGYILRQFQKKVAEVQSQLSERDRKGLVRDPVLETAHRDLEELRDRLQQATERIFDVGLYLSLYGESDEELDRTENEIKGILESRLVYIKPALFQQESGFQSIMPLATDLLNVHSKLNSAPLSSIFPFVSFDLTSDRGVLYGINRHNSSLILFDRYSLENYNSVVFATSGSGKSYSTKLEILRTLMFDTEVIVIDPEREYEYLSEAMGGRYFNISLTSEHHINPFDLPPVGEDESPADVLRSNIVNLVGLFRIMLSGTSPEDRISPEEDAIIDRAITETYALKDITPEGNFDAIQPPLMSDFELVLSGMVGAESLVTKLSKYTRGTWAEFINRPTNVDIDKKFVVFSVRDMEDELKSVAMYIVTHYIWNAIRKNIKRRLLVIDEAWWMMRSEDTASFLFSLVKRGRKYFLGVATITQDVGDFLGSPYGLPLITNSSLQLLLKQSPAVINQVQKTFNLTDEEKFLLLESGIGEGIFFAGLKHVAIKIVASYTEDQIITSDPSQLLAIKKAKKELAGAEGQGSS, from the coding sequence ATGCCGAACTTTTTTATGGCTTTCTTTGATTTTCTTAAAACGAAAAAATCAGCGAAGCCCGCTGACACGCTCGACATCGCCCCGATCCTCCCGTCGCAGATTTACGAGTCGGGGGTGCTTGAGCTCCGCGACGTCATCGCACCGGCGGCGCTCGCGATTTCCCCGAAGCAGATCAATCTCGGCGAGAAGATCGTACGCACGTTTTTCGTGATCTCCTACCCCCGCTTTCTCACCGAGAGCTGGTTTGCGCCGATTATCAACCTCAGTAAGGTGTTCGACATCTCGATTTTTATCCATCCGATCGAGACAGGTTACATCCTGCGGCAGTTCCAGAAAAAGGTTGCTGAGGTACAAAGCCAGCTATCAGAGCGGGACCGCAAGGGCCTCGTGCGGGACCCGGTGCTTGAGACCGCGCATCGGGACCTCGAGGAGCTCCGTGATCGTCTCCAGCAGGCGACCGAGCGCATATTCGACGTAGGGCTCTACCTCTCACTCTATGGAGAGAGCGACGAAGAACTCGACCGCACCGAGAACGAGATCAAGGGGATACTTGAGTCAAGGCTCGTTTATATAAAACCGGCGCTTTTCCAGCAAGAGTCGGGCTTCCAGAGCATTATGCCGCTTGCGACCGATCTCCTCAACGTGCACTCGAAGCTCAACTCCGCGCCGCTCTCGAGCATCTTCCCGTTCGTGTCCTTCGACCTCACCTCGGACAGGGGCGTACTCTACGGCATCAATCGCCATAATTCCTCGCTCATCCTCTTTGACCGCTACTCACTTGAGAACTATAACTCAGTCGTTTTCGCTACCTCGGGCAGCGGCAAAAGTTACAGCACGAAGCTCGAGATTCTTCGTACGTTGATGTTCGACACCGAGGTGATCGTGATTGATCCCGAGCGCGAGTACGAGTACCTCTCCGAGGCGATGGGCGGTAGGTACTTCAACATCTCGCTCACCTCGGAGCACCACATCAACCCCTTTGATCTGCCGCCGGTCGGCGAGGACGAGTCTCCGGCCGATGTCTTGCGCTCGAATATCGTGAACCTCGTCGGCCTCTTTCGGATCATGCTCAGCGGGACCTCACCCGAGGACCGGATCTCTCCCGAGGAAGACGCGATCATAGACCGCGCGATCACCGAGACCTACGCGCTTAAAGACATCACGCCGGAGGGTAACTTCGACGCGATCCAGCCGCCGTTGATGTCTGATTTTGAGCTCGTGCTCTCTGGTATGGTCGGGGCGGAGAGTTTGGTGACCAAGCTCTCTAAGTACACCCGTGGCACCTGGGCCGAGTTCATCAACCGTCCGACCAACGTAGACATTGATAAAAAGTTTGTTGTTTTCTCCGTGCGCGACATGGAGGACGAACTCAAGAGTGTCGCGATGTACATCGTCACCCACTACATCTGGAACGCGATCCGCAAGAATATCAAGCGGCGACTCCTCGTGATAGACGAGGCGTGGTGGATGATGCGCTCCGAGGACACGGCCTCGTTCCTCTTCTCGCTCGTCAAGCGCGGCCGCAAGTACTTCCTCGGCGTTGCGACGATCACCCAGGATGTCGGTGACTTTCTCGGGTCTCCCTACGGGCTGCCGCTTATCACGAATTCATCCCTGCAGCTTCTCCTCAAGCAATCGCCGGCGGTCATTAACCAGGTGCAAAAGACGTTCAACCTCACCGACGAGGAGAAATTTTTACTGCTCGAATCAGGTATCGGGGAGGGGATATTTTTTGCGGGCCTCAAGCACGTGGCGATCAAGATAGTCGCGTCGTATACTGAAGATCAGATTATCACCTCGGACCCGTCGCAGCTGCTTGCGATCAAGAAGGCGAAGAAGGAGCTTGCGGGAGCGGAGGGACAGGGAAGCAGCTGA
- the dnaB gene encoding replicative DNA helicase, with protein sequence MPNGSTTFSSGPSPLTHIRIPPQHLESERALLGAILLRPEALYEFVDLLSPEAFYADKHRRIYGAMLELFARRDPIDLLSLTARLEERGELAALGGRGYVGELVAAVPSAANARHYAELVQKKFLLRKLIEAADVVANLGYEEQHELDEVLEEAEKRIFEVTNRSAHVRVTELKQLLGEAWERLDRLHNAKGELRGVPTGFPELDNKLSGLQKSDLIILAARPSMGKTSLALDIARLTATLHNVAVGIFSLEMSAQQLVDRMLAAESRVDAWKLRTGRLSTDEEFGKLRDGLDKLAKAPIFIDDQAGNNVLKMRSVARRLKSEKGLGLLIVDYLQLMSPTSTRAHDTEVQQVTDISRSLKGLARELDVPVLALSQLSRAIESRGGRPRLSDLRSSGSLEQDADVVMFIHREDKYKETSDKPNIAEIMIEKHRNGPTGKVELYFDDRKATFLSIEKSDFGAAVPGVSGVEEEW encoded by the coding sequence ATGCCAAACGGCAGCACAACATTCTCCTCCGGCCCCTCTCCGCTCACTCATATCCGCATCCCGCCGCAGCATCTTGAATCCGAGCGCGCGCTCCTCGGGGCGATCCTCCTGCGCCCCGAGGCACTTTACGAGTTCGTTGATCTCCTCTCCCCCGAGGCGTTCTATGCGGACAAGCATCGGCGGATCTATGGGGCGATGCTCGAGCTTTTCGCGCGCCGCGACCCGATTGATCTCCTCTCGCTCACCGCGCGGCTCGAGGAGCGAGGAGAACTCGCCGCGCTCGGCGGCCGCGGCTATGTCGGCGAGCTCGTCGCCGCGGTGCCCTCGGCCGCAAACGCCCGCCACTACGCCGAGCTCGTGCAAAAAAAATTCCTGCTGCGCAAACTGATTGAGGCCGCGGACGTGGTTGCCAATCTCGGCTACGAGGAGCAGCACGAGCTCGACGAGGTGCTCGAGGAGGCGGAGAAGCGCATTTTCGAGGTTACGAACCGCTCCGCACATGTGCGCGTCACGGAACTCAAACAACTGCTTGGCGAGGCGTGGGAACGCCTTGATCGCCTGCACAACGCCAAAGGCGAGCTCCGCGGCGTCCCCACCGGCTTCCCGGAGCTCGATAATAAACTCTCGGGCCTCCAGAAATCAGACCTCATCATCCTTGCGGCACGGCCCTCGATGGGCAAGACCTCGCTCGCGCTCGATATCGCGCGTCTCACCGCAACGCTCCACAATGTCGCCGTCGGCATCTTCTCGCTTGAGATGAGCGCGCAGCAGCTCGTGGACCGCATGCTCGCCGCGGAGTCCCGTGTTGACGCGTGGAAACTGCGCACTGGCCGACTCTCAACTGATGAAGAATTCGGCAAACTCCGCGATGGGCTTGACAAGCTCGCCAAAGCGCCTATTTTCATAGACGATCAAGCGGGGAACAACGTACTCAAGATGCGCTCGGTAGCGCGACGGCTCAAGAGCGAGAAGGGGCTTGGCCTCCTCATCGTTGATTATCTCCAGCTCATGTCTCCGACGAGTACCCGGGCGCATGACACCGAAGTACAACAAGTCACCGATATATCGCGCTCCCTCAAGGGCCTCGCGCGCGAACTCGATGTGCCCGTGCTTGCGCTCTCGCAGCTCTCACGGGCGATCGAGAGTCGCGGCGGCCGGCCTCGGCTCTCTGATTTGAGGAGTTCTGGATCCCTAGAGCAAGATGCGGACGTCGTCATGTTCATCCACCGCGAGGACAAATACAAGGAAACTTCGGACAAGCCGAACATCGCCGAGATCATGATCGAAAAGCACCGTAACGGCCCCACCGGCAAGGTTGAACTCTACTTTGACGATCGGAAAGCGACATTTCTCAGTATTGAGAAAAGCGACTTTGGCGCCGCCGTGCCGGGAGTGAGCGGGGTGGAGGAGGAATGGTAA
- a CDS encoding trypsin-like peptidase domain-containing protein codes for MRCRLFLLRVVFVCVCLSAFPARGAVRAEASADAPDLIGAEMRALEAESSYVVKIIAGSKDNLSLGTGFVFKDSGAWHLVTNNHVVEQASLTAWVQFHGTGGYQRVRIIGRDPAQDTALLEAPTPIPDGIVPAVLGKSRELRVGDRVYAIGHPYGKRNVSIGWVNGLTSPISSHFVSTQAPMHPGNSGGPLVRFRDGTPEIVGLNTAIATTGLLSMSLGIDHLRKMLPRLKTERVVHHASSGLLVRDIDDVPPPLFEAATDTPYAERSTLCSGVFIYEVQAHSSAEKVGVRAGDCVRSIILVGREVSFRSAEQFADMIFFDFRPEERVTIKTTRGSQEFLREITLGTHTKTPGSK; via the coding sequence ATGAGGTGTCGTCTATTTTTGCTGCGAGTGGTTTTTGTTTGCGTGTGTCTTTCTGCGTTTCCTGCGCGCGGTGCGGTTCGAGCCGAGGCGTCTGCCGACGCTCCCGACCTGATCGGAGCGGAGATGCGAGCACTCGAGGCGGAAAGTTCGTATGTCGTGAAAATTATTGCCGGCTCGAAAGACAATCTCAGTCTGGGGACCGGCTTTGTGTTTAAGGACTCTGGGGCGTGGCATCTGGTCACCAACAATCACGTCGTGGAGCAGGCCTCTCTTACCGCGTGGGTGCAGTTTCATGGGACAGGCGGCTATCAGCGCGTGCGTATTATCGGGCGGGATCCGGCTCAAGACACCGCGCTTCTTGAAGCACCGACGCCGATTCCAGACGGAATAGTACCAGCGGTCCTCGGGAAATCCCGGGAGCTTCGGGTTGGGGACCGCGTGTATGCGATTGGACACCCGTATGGTAAGCGGAACGTCTCCATCGGCTGGGTGAACGGGCTGACCTCTCCCATCTCGTCGCATTTTGTCTCGACGCAGGCGCCAATGCATCCCGGCAACTCCGGCGGTCCCTTGGTGCGATTTCGAGACGGTACGCCGGAAATTGTGGGGCTCAATACTGCGATCGCCACAACCGGATTGTTGAGTATGAGTCTTGGCATTGATCACCTGCGGAAAATGCTCCCACGGCTCAAGACCGAGCGGGTCGTGCACCACGCCTCAAGCGGGCTTTTGGTCCGGGACATTGACGACGTTCCCCCGCCTCTTTTTGAGGCGGCGACCGACACCCCGTACGCTGAGCGAAGTACGCTCTGTAGCGGCGTGTTTATCTACGAGGTGCAAGCACACTCATCTGCTGAGAAGGTCGGCGTACGAGCGGGCGACTGCGTGCGTAGTATCATCCTTGTCGGGCGCGAGGTGTCGTTTCGAAGTGCCGAGCAATTTGCCGACATGATCTTTTTTGATTTTCGTCCGGAGGAGCGGGTGACGATCAAAACGACGCGCG
- a CDS encoding VWA domain-containing protein, which produces MDWLVQFTDIVFRQPYRLYAIPPVALVFGVLFAWKYRDAVRVMKRPWYDMHERRVPSLSRYAARGILFVVLAGLLVCVLTEPEWRFVEREPVYGRVRITFLFDSSPSMRFAEDIAPNRLEAARAVVAELVRALWTDPALKGNYVLSLIPFAGGAIPLYLPFTTARESFLEYLRVIDEKTVTTAGTSVYAALRGLDQLLFKYPAWGKGTVDVVILLSDGGKEEGIEVPRNKIAALIKELPGVVRIYTVGIGSREVDAACAARFMHERTRASKEEVALLCARPVPVALLARQDDGSARYLRMNPNDPKSSILVSTLDEDTLTFIAEKGGGAYTFFENRVVLLSIFRDIVLRNRVVESWIERPYYRPAAEVFLIPAFILAYFLSGFGGWISTGARSLRKFFCGFTHEGRRRTITRETRKRGST; this is translated from the coding sequence ATGGACTGGCTGGTGCAGTTTACCGACATCGTTTTTAGACAGCCCTACCGACTGTATGCGATTCCGCCGGTTGCACTCGTCTTCGGGGTGCTGTTCGCATGGAAGTATCGCGACGCTGTGCGCGTTATGAAACGTCCGTGGTACGATATGCACGAGCGCCGCGTGCCGTCTCTTTCTCGTTACGCGGCGAGAGGGATTTTGTTCGTCGTACTCGCAGGCCTTTTGGTGTGTGTATTGACCGAGCCTGAGTGGCGGTTTGTCGAGCGAGAGCCGGTGTACGGGCGCGTGCGGATTACGTTTCTCTTTGATTCCTCTCCGTCCATGCGCTTTGCCGAGGACATCGCCCCGAACCGCCTCGAGGCGGCGAGAGCCGTGGTGGCAGAGCTCGTGAGAGCGCTCTGGACGGATCCCGCGCTCAAAGGCAACTATGTGCTCTCACTCATACCATTTGCCGGCGGGGCGATACCATTGTATCTCCCGTTTACAACCGCGCGGGAAAGCTTCCTCGAATACTTGCGCGTGATTGATGAAAAGACCGTCACCACCGCCGGCACGAGCGTCTACGCGGCGCTCCGCGGGCTTGACCAGCTGCTCTTTAAGTATCCGGCATGGGGGAAGGGAACGGTGGACGTCGTCATTCTTCTCTCGGACGGCGGCAAGGAGGAAGGCATTGAAGTGCCGAGGAATAAAATTGCGGCTTTAATCAAAGAGCTCCCCGGCGTGGTGCGTATCTATACGGTAGGCATCGGATCGAGAGAGGTTGATGCGGCCTGCGCCGCACGCTTTATGCACGAGCGGACTCGCGCTTCCAAGGAAGAGGTAGCACTCCTCTGCGCGCGGCCCGTGCCGGTTGCGCTTCTCGCGCGTCAGGATGACGGGAGCGCGCGCTATCTCCGGATGAACCCAAATGATCCGAAAAGTTCGATACTCGTCTCGACACTCGATGAAGACACGCTGACCTTCATCGCGGAGAAAGGCGGAGGAGCGTATACGTTCTTTGAAAATCGGGTGGTGCTGCTTTCTATTTTTCGCGATATAGTCCTCCGCAACCGCGTGGTGGAGAGCTGGATTGAGAGGCCCTACTACAGACCGGCAGCAGAGGTTTTTCTGATTCCGGCGTTTATCCTCGCCTACTTTCTTTCTGGATTTGGCGGGTGGATTAGCACGGGCGCTCGTTCTCTACGGAAGTTTTTTTGCGGCTTCACGCATGAGGGTCGCCGACGGACCATAACGCGTGAGACAAGAAAGCGAGGAAGTACATGA